TCAATTTGTTCTTCACTAATCTACTAGTAGTTATAACAGCCATAGTTTGCTGAACTTTGGTATCTGCATCTTGTAGTTATCCACTTTACAGATCCATGTTTCTGTTATTACTTAAAACTgccatttatgttatgttattttcTCCAATGTGTCACTCATGTAATGTTGTTTATGTTCCTCCTTTTGTCAGAGGACTTCCCAAAAATTCTGTGAAATATCATGTTGTATGCAGGGTCTTGAATCTGTTACTGATGTAGAGATCATATTTTGTTCCAAGAAGTAGCTGAATTGTTTTCCATACGAAGTGGCTTTTCTCTAAAAGTTTCTTTGTTTGTGATTAAATAGAGCTTCTTTTGCTTTCTTGGGTTACTTTTAAGTACCAACACTGAAAATGGACTGTAAATAAAATTATTTCGACAGGACTACAAATTTTTTTCTTGGTTCTTTTGAGTTCCAAATATGAACTTTCTTAACCATGGTTTGAGTATATTCTTTCTCTAAGGATGAGAGTGTTTGATTGCCTTGTACTTGTTGGAAGATACTGTGAAAACAGGATCATGAAATTTGCTTTCCAGCCAAATATAATGTTCATTAGTTTTCTATAGATCACCGGACTAATAAAAAGTTCGATTTTCATATATTCCAGTAATTGAGTCCTCAAGCGTTTCAATTATCATGCAGATAGGTCAAGGGACATATAGTAGTGTTTACAAGGCCCGTGACCTTAAAACCAATAAAATTGTTGCAATGAAGAAAGTGAGATTTGTGAATATGGACCCAGAGAGCGTTCGCTTTATGGCAAGGGAGATAAGTATTTTGCGTAGATTGGACCACCCAAATGTTATGAAACTTGAGGCTTTGGTCACATCTAGGATATCAGGCAGCTTATATCTTGTATTTGAATACATGGAGCATGATCTTGCTGGTCTTGCAGCAGCACCTCGGGTTAAGTTTACTGAAGCACAGGTACATCTTTCTCTTCTTGTCTGAAAAAACCCTGGGATGTTCATAATTAGCACATGAAACTAGATGGCAAACCCGGGTTAAGATATATTTCGATGTTCTCCACATTTTTATATGGACTTTTTTGAATGGTGCTTTACAGATTAAATGTTATATGCAACAATTGCTTCGTGGACTTGAGCATTGTCATAGTAGGGCTGTACTTCATCGAGACATTAAGGGTTCAAATCTTCTCATTGATGATAacggtgttttaaggattggagACTTTGGTTTGGCTACAACCTTTGAGCCCAACCAAACACAGCCATTAACAAGTCGTGTTGTAACTCTATGGTATAGAGCTCCTGAGCTTTTGCTTGGTGCAACAGAATATGGAGTGGCCATAGATATGTGGAGTGCTGGCTGCATCCTCGCCGAATTATTTGCTGGAAAGCCTATTATGCCGGGAAGAACAGAGGTACTTCCACTTAGGGGCTTGAATTTACTCTTCAGTCTGAACCTAATGCACTTGATGATTGATTATCTCCTCCTAACATACTTCTGATCTCTTTCCGAAGTGTCACATTAGAATTATTCCATCACCAAATTCTAGTTTATTTGATGCTTTTAACACATTAAATTCTAGTTTTGTATATTTTTTCAGTTCGTGCTGACTTTTTCTGTAATTGCAAACTGAGAGAACTTAAACAATTTACAGGTGGAGCAAATGCATAAGATTTTCAAACTTTGTGGTTCACCTTCTCAAGAATACTGGAAGAAATCAAAACTACCTCATGCTACTAGTTTTAAGCCACAACACCCATACAAGAGATGCGTAACTGATACATACAAGGACTTTCCTCCTTCAGCTTTGGCCCTTGTTGATGTCCTACTTTCAATAGAACCAGAAAAGCGTGGTACTGCTTATTCTGCGCTCAATAGTGAGGTAATTTCGATCTTATCTCTCCATGGAACTGTGTTTCTTGAATAGGAGTCCTCCAGCACACTTCTTTAGTTTCTTATCCCATGCACGTTTAAGCAAGTATGATTGTTACATTTACATTATTAATAACTGGAAATTACATTTCCTTGTATCCTGTGAACAGTTGGAAAATTAAACTGAATCGTAGTTTTGATTATCATATTTGCGTTTAGAATCAATCTGGTTATGCAATCCTCTGGTAATTACTTGGAGATTTTTCTCTAGATTATTTTGTCAAAACACTTCTTTTGAAAATTTCATGAGCTCAAAATGATTCAAGCAGGTTAATGTCTGTTTGTTAAGCTATCGTTCTTCATTAACCTTTTGCGGCCTGCCAAACATTAATATGATTTAAgctcctttattttcttttttttttccgtttCTAGACATGATTGTTTTGTATTGTTTAACGCATCAGCTTGTCTTCCACAAATTACGGAaagcgctatatatatatatatatatatatatatattcagtaTCATGGAGGGTACTATGCTTTAGATCTTACTTCTTTGGTTTTTTACTTTCAGTTCTTCAATACAAAGCCCTTACCTTGTGATCCTTCTAGCTTACCAAAATATCCTCCAAGCAAGGAATATGACGCGAAGATTCGAGAGGAGGAAGCAAGAAGGTATCTAATTTTAGCTCTTTATATGAACCTTTTCCTCTTACCTAAAATCTGCATATCTTTCGGTTGCTACATTAGTTGCATTATTGATATATTCATGGCCAAAATTTAGTTTCAGGAGACATAAATTCTTTAGTATTGTATTTTTTATGAGCAAAACTTGTAGGTTAACAATTTTCCCTAGCAGAAGCATCTGCAAACAAAATCATGACTTTTTACTATTTTAGTAAGCTACCAATAATCTGTCTTTTTGTATCATTCATACTAAAAATATCCTTCTTCCTATGCATTGGCTCATGATTCTTTAGTTGAAGCGACTTGGGTGCTGTTACACTTAAAGGTTCATCTATTATTGAAGGATTTGTAAATTAACACTGCTCAAGAGCAAAGCacataaaattaaaaatcttAGAATTGAAATGTAACGTCAACCTTACTTCTTCGTTGGAAATTGCTACTTCTTATGGTGCTTTGTATGAAGTACCCAAACTAAGTAAGAGCAAGCCCGAGTGATTGGGATACAGATTCCTATTAGGACCAAAAGTTTATGCCTTCTCATGCGCTAGACTGTACTTTTACTTTCATATTCTTCTCCATAGAAACTACTGAATAGTCTCACAATTTCTATCTTTTTAATCCTAGGCGAAAAGCTGAAAGTGTGAAAGGATGTGGAGATGATTCATTGGGAAAGTCCACATGGCAATCAAAGGGAGAAAGTACTACAGAATCCAATGCCGGGCAGGTTGATTTTCTTCTATTTGCTCAAAAATTTTGAAATGAGCGTGTTCACTTTGTCATTGAAATGGTTACAATATTGCAGGGACAGTCAAATATAAGCAAAAGTGTGAAATATAATCCTCTGGAAGAAAGTGGAACTGGATTCCCTATTGAGCCGCCAAGAGTGAAAAATAGGAACGGATTCACTCATTCTACTTCAGTGGTCCATCCTACTGCAGCTGCCTATGCTCACAAAGTCAAAGAGGATTCATGTGTGTCCCGACATGGTGGAGAGCTTCGAAGGCAGGGTTCGCACAAGTCTCGAGCTGTAGGAGAATTTTCTAGTGTCCATTCAAAGAGGGATGACGGGTCATCTTATGGGGATTCAACAGTGTGTAACTTCAATCTTTACTTTCCAATTATCTTCTTCTGTTTGTTAAACACGAACAGCAAACATGCTTCATGGAAAGAGTCTATATAAGCTGGTTTCCCTTTTACAAAGTTAAACACCCATTGCAACTCCTCGCATACATACACATGCCAATATTATTAGGTTTAATAACCGTCGTTGTGGATCCTTTTTAGGCTGTTGAGCTAGCATTAGGTTTGTGTTATGGTCCATTGCAAAGTATGGGACTTGAGCCCCACATCGGTATTGCAATGTGCTGATGTGCGGTTTATATAGCCTTGGGTTCTCCCACCTTAATAGCTAGCTTTGGGGTGTGGTTCTCCGAAGGTTATATCAGTTTGGCTATTCAAGAAGATATTGATTTGGATACAAACTTGTTTGCATGATTCATTTAATACTGAACATTAACTTCCTTTTTTGAGCTTCCTTGAGCCTGAGATTGCTCTTTGTTTCAGGTTTATGTGCCAAAGAAAAGTAGAATCCTTTGCTCTGGACCACTAGTGCCACCAGGGGGAAGTATGGAAGACATGTTAAAGGAACACGAgagacaaattcaagaagcaGTTCGAAAAGCACGTCTAGAAAAGGGAAGGACCAAAAAGAACTGTTATGATTATGACTAGCTAGGCCAATTCATGACTAAAGAAACGCCTCGTTATCTATTGAACTGATTGCTCTCTTCTGCTGGAAGAAGTATGTGGGATTTCCTTCTTTTGTCATGCAAATGAGATCCACATAAGTTGTAAAGGACCTAAGAGGAGATACATTTACGATCCATTTCCATTTTCCAGTATAAAGGTTCTTGCATTAACGCATATCCTTCGGGGAAGAACTTCTCAAACCTCGATTTAGAAGGAGGGATAAAGATTGTTATCGAATTAGTCAccttttatatatattatatacaccTTTGAGGATCGGAAATTTGCTTGTATAGGTTGAAAAATTTCCTGATTCCTAGATTGGTTTATGTTACATCTATTTCCTCTTTAATATCTGGAAAATTGAAGTTCAGCAATTGTTTCTTGACAATTTATTGGAGGAGAAACTATCTTTGTAATTTTCCGAGAGGATAGAATAATATATAGTGGTCGAACACTTGTGGTCAATCTGGTCGAGATATTAAATTACCCAGAAGGTTACTAAGGAtgtgcattttttatttttatttttttggtttaaatttgtcattttttatatttgtttttaaaTGGTACTTGACATTATCGGATAAGAAGTTAGATTGTCACTTaatttggaaaaactcccttatactccctcccggggtgtagtaaaaaggaggtgtgacatctctggcgactctgctggagaacgaacccagaatctctggttcagggttcaagaattcgagctttttaatatgatttttacttggctttatttgttgttgatattactgtattctgtgaaccttttgtgctaaatgttatctgtttaccgctttaatattgttgAACTAGTGTACAAAATGTGACAAGTCATTATTCATTTGTCATGTCAAACACAATACTAGTTCGTAACCAATAATAATTGAAGTATAATGCTCATTAATTTTCCTTGGACCTCTCAAAGGATACTTAATGAGCTAGCGTTACACTTCACTAAATTATTGGAGCAGTATTTCCCTGATTTCTTTTGGTTGAGGTTGGACATCTATTTGAAAGCAATTTCTGAAAATTGAGGGTATCATATAATTACgaataacaataataacaaatAAAAATGAGTGTAATGCCCAGGACAACTGCAGTTATGCTAGCATGTTGGAACGATCTATGTAACTTATCAAGGAAGACTTGGTGGAACATGATCCCGGCATGCATTTGGTGGATAATTTAAAAGAAGAGAAACGAAAAGATAGTCAACTCTAAACAGAAGATCATTATGAATGGTGTATTTTTGTTTCAATTTTGGTGCAAGGAAGCACTAGTAGAAGATGTAGATTTAGTAGTTgacatgtcacgacccattttttTAACAAGTTGTGACCGGTATTCGATCGCTAAATTTGACTGAACGAACCATCTACGCTTATCAAAACTATAATAAACTTTAAGCTTTATATGCATCAAGGAAATACTTTATTCAAatacttttaattaatttgaatatctaaaataaaccaactccaaaactttattcgtagCAACTACTGCAATACTGCAAAGTTATTATCAACaatatctgaatcttaacccatCGACTATGtatatgaagcctctactgataaactaaCGCACAACTCAGTACATGAGATTTCCTGGCTAGTTCTccaagtaaacaaagaaatagctAAATAATGATGACTCGAAGGAATATTTCGCGAACAAAAGCAGAGCTCGCCAATAGCACTGGAAATGAGGGAGATCCTAACATTAGCCTGCTTGCCTGCAAAATCGGTTCTCGCCAATAGCACTGGAAGTGAGGGAAATCCTAACATatagcctgctcgcctgcaaaatCGATTCCTACACTATACCATATACCAACGCAGATTCCCAAAAGAGAATGTCAGTATCATTTAtcgtactcagtgagtctcaacgaCCCTCTATTAAAGCAGGGAATGAAACTTTAATAAAATATACTTACAAGCAAAGATTCTAAATGCATAAAAAACATAAAGCTTCTAAgaacaattctaaaataattttataacaacaatttatgaatattctaaaagaaatttttttcttttttgtttcttatcTAAAAAATACTTTACTTTATGCTtcgggagttccaactatcctaacTTATTTCTGTTTTAGCCACCGTATGATCGGCACGAGTttgatcccaacctgatcgaataagCCCAATCTACAACGTGTTACTCGCTTCATAATTCTCATCGCTCATGTAACATACCCTAGCCTAGCTAGGAAGATTCTCAACAACGAGatcggctcgtgtgctccctagGTTCTAAATCAACTTCTCAACTTTCTTGAccattcaagtctaaatcttttctaGAAAAGTCGATACATACTCATACTGGTATCTTTAAATGTAAAGCATGTCATACGCATGAAATAAATATTCAAAACTATTTCTAAAGATTCTTTCTTTCTCATGAACTTTTAACATGAAAACGACATATAAGAATAAtacaaaatctgaaaatttatgcacatatatcagaataaattatctaaactttagctagaacaattctaagttaataggtaCTCATTCGTTCCAATCAAGTGCATATTAACTCTTTTAACCAATTCATCAAATACCTTGTATGCGTGTTTTTTGTGAGCTAAACCACTTTAATAAAGTGTTacatcaactcacctcaaaactcctTGAACCAATACATAGGCTCCAGTCCAATTTTTACCCGTCAAATAGTCGATTTTACAACAACCAATATATTTTAACTAATTTCAGAGTTTCATACCTAAACATTACACTTACTGTTGATACAAAGAAAGAAGGGAATTAACCATCTAATTCTTACCTACTATAACTGTATGATAATTGACAATAGAAAATTTTATATACGTGAGTTCAAGAACTAGTGATTTGTAAAGAAATCTAAAATTTTTCGTTGCCTGCGTGAGTACTTCGCTCGGACTTGCTTCAATTTCTTTTCCGTAAAAGTCTCTTTTTTTGTTTCCTTGTGCTCTTTTCCCAACCCTTTTTTCGTCCAAGGCTATAAGCCTTTTGCTTTTCCTTACAATAGAAGAGACCACTCTATGGGGTTTTCCGTAAAAGTCTTGCTTTTTTTTACTTAACAAGTATTTAATGATACCCAATTTTAATaagtaataatattaaaattattaatatttccctatttgtatatccaattatttataaatagaTAAGTAAATTAAAATTCAATCACAAGGGTTTAAGTCCGTAATGAAAGTATAATTTTTATGAACTCAAGAtaagataaaaaaattaaattctatatCGAGCGTGTCGGTTAGGAGAAGACTAACGCGGCTGCCATCGCAAGCTTGCCATGGCCACTCTGGCTGGTGGCCAACCTGTTTCCATGGCTGGTCAGCCTCTTCAAACCACCACAATACCAAATAATCCAGCCCTCACCCAATACAATCCACTTTTAACCGTAATCCACCACTGGATTACCCCAACATATTTAAACCTACTTTATTAAATACATCCATGCAGCCTAAGTTAAACTAAAACCCTACTGTCCCAGTGATTCCTATAAAACATGTCTCTTTTCTACACGGAGAACCACTGATCCAAGGGACGAACACGGAAGTCATGCATATGAATAGCGTTGAAAATCTTGATTTTTCAGTTGTTGGAAAATTTTCATATGGATGTCTAGAGATTCAAGAGCTTCGTAAACTAATTCCAACTCAATGTGGGGTTAAAGGTGAAGTTCAAATTGATTTGCTTTGTTTTAGGCATGCTTTAATTAGATGTACTTTACTGGAGGATTATGTGAATTCGATGTCAAGAGGTGCCTATTACATTAAAGCTAGGGATGGTATGAATATCAAATGAGGCCGTTAAAATATGATGTATGGTTTAATCCTGACGAGGATACTTCAATAGCTATGGCGTGGATTTCTTATCCAACTCTCCCTCCTACTTTCTTTGTGAAAGAATCACTATTTTCACTTGCTTCTGCAGTAGGGAAACCTCTACATGTGGATTTGGCCATAAAGAATAAGACAAGACCTAGTTATGCACGCGTTAAAGTGGAAGTAGATCTCTTGGCTGATTTGCCCAAGAGAGTACAGATTCAGGTGGTCAACGAGGCAACAGGAACGGTGAGATCAAAGTGGATAAAAATACAATATAACTACATGCGTAAGTATTGCAAGGAATGTAAGTTACAAGGTCATTGTGAAGCTGATTGTAGGGTACTGCACCCAGAATTGATTCCAGTTATGGACCAAGAACAAAATGTAGATGGTGACAAGAAACAGACAAAATTAAACATGTCTCCTCCTATTAAAAAGTTAACTAGTGGTATTGTGGTTGGCTATCCCAATGGTAGATGGCAAGAAGTACGAGACAACAGATCAAAAAAGAATACCGAGGATAAGGACAAAGAGAAGGATACGGAAGTAACTATCAAAGGAGGTAACAAGGTTGAACAAATTGCAGTAGATTCAGTGCAAACAACTAACAAGCTTGCATTATTGGAAGAAGGGGAAATATAAGAAGTTGTGCATGTGAAGAAGGAGGCAGTGGAAACAATTGTGAATGAGGAGAATATGGTTTCGAATGCTTAGCCAATTGAGAAATCCACACCTAAGAAAACTGGGAAGAAAAGCATGAGGAAAGAAAACACCCCCTATCCTACAGTACAGGGATTGAAGAGGCTAATAGGAAGGAGTCCACAATCGAATGGGTTAACAGGAGATCTGGCACGAATAAGGATGAATTGAGGGAATTCAATGGTATTGGAAAAACTTCCTGTCAAGATGTATCCTCTCAAAGTATTGAAGAGTCTACAAAAACCAATGTGAATAACAATGAAACATTTGCTAATAAGTCTCATTGGAGTGAAGAGGTGGAAAATATAGAGAATAATCTCGAACACAATGGGAAAATCATTCATCAAGGAGAAGGAAAGGAGAACAAAGGTGATAAGGAAAGGAGAACAAAGGTGATACCCTGGATGATATAGCAAACCATAGTGGACATATCACTAGGATTAACTATTAAGAAAGAATAGAGCAGTATGATGTTACAACTGCTCCACAAACACGTGGAATTTAACGGTGGATCAGGCATCAAAGGTTCAACTAAGAAGAAATCCAATGGAATAGTGAACCCTAGGGGTACTGTTCAGTCATCTGCTAATTCTGGAGATCGTTCGAGGAAGGTTCCGGGTGAGGGGCACTTTGACATTGTTCCTATGGAGGTGATAGGTGATACAGTTGGATCAAGCAACCAAACAGCTTAAGGCAAGGGTGCAGAAATCAATGGAATAGTAGTTCATGTGAATGCAGACACAGTTAACCTAGTATAGGGTCTGTGATAACTTTCAATTCAAAGCAATCCAAGGATCAGTAGATGCCATGGAGCAGCATCACAAGATATTGAAGATAGCTACTGAGCAGACTCAGAATCAAATTTCAATTAATACAAAGGCCTATGATCCAGAGAAAGGAGGCAATATGGCAACTTAAATTGTGGAATCTGCAATGGGTGACCCTGGTATTCTAGCTGAGAAAACTTTTAGTGATACAAGAATTAAGGCAAAGGGCATTCTTATTAATCAAAGAGGTCAAAAGGAGTTGGGAATGGTAGCAAAGGACCATGAACCAAAGCCTTTGGCTCTTCAGATTATCAATGAGGAACCTGAACAGGAGGATCTTGGTGAGGATGTAAATGAGGAATCTATAGCAGCCAATTTCCAGTAGATCGCTAAGTAGGGAGACTTATCGCCCAGGAGCATAAGACAAGAAGACATCAGGTGGTAAGCTGGCTAGAAAACACAAATAAAAATCTGTGCCTGTAAGGGTACAACCAAAGAGGAGTGCTCTCTCCAATTCCAAATAATGTCAATGGATAATGTCTTAATTTGGAATGTGAGGTCAGTGAACACTCAAAAAGCTTTTCAAAGATTAATTAAACTCCATAGGAAGTATAATTTTTATCTGATTGGGTTGGAGACTTGGCAAGACATAGATCAACTTGAGATATATAGAAGAAGCCTGGACATAAAAACTGTGGTTGCTAATGTGAATGGAAAAATCTGGGCTTTCATAGATGAAGATATTGATGTAGAGGTGTTGTATGACATGGAACAACAACTGAATCTTAAGTTATTCCATAGAGTACTAGGTAAACATTTGATTGTGACACTAGTGTATGCTAAGTGTACTGCTTTAGAAAGAATTGAACTATGGGAATCACTGTATCATTTAGCTTCAGACATGATGATTCCTTGGCTAGTAGGAGGTGATTTTAATGTCATTTTATCTGAGGAAGAGAAGTATGGTGGATTGCCAGTATCTAACAATGAAGTAGCAGACTTTGCATATTGTGTTGATACTTGTGCACTGTATGATGTTGGCTTCAAAGGAAGCTTGTACACATGGTGGAATGGAAGATCAGATGATGCATGTATTTTCAAAAGGATAGATAGATATCTAGCTATCCAACAATTTCAAGACATGTTTCCATCATTAGAAGTAGAGCAACTTATCAAATATGGCTCAGACCATGCCCCTTTGGTGTTCTCTTGCAATGTTAACACAGTAAAGGTGAAGAAGTCCTTTAAATTCTTGAATTTATGGATTGAAAACACATCATTCATAGAGGTGGTAAGAGACAATTGGAAGACAGACGatgggtgcccgagtcctacctatcaaacacccctaagcatgcgtctaagatataaactcgaataacatctgctgaattatgagaataatatacatgaaggaaacatGCCCAAAAAGGcctacatacatatacatacaacatacgtagggcgagccgacaaggctactGTAGACAACTATGTACCTCAAAACTGGAAGCCatatactatccaactagacatactatctacagacctctaatagaaatacaactgtacaaagacgagactgagccacgtcatacccatatatatacaaacatatcgtaccaaaatcaaaagcaactccggatcaagtggagcacgccaactctcgctgatcaaggatcctaagaagggggaccgtcagcttgcatacctgcacctacgggcatgaaacgcaggccccgtgaaatagggcgtcagtacgaaaaatgtaccgagtatgtaaggcatgaaaatcagtacgtaaCATGAAtatatgaaacatggaataaagaaatccacctgtaaatctgaataactttgtaaattttgaaacatttataatgtcatgcacgtgcatataaatgtcgtgtatgcataggtatgggtgtacataatttcatcaagcctctgagggcatcccatcatatcgtctcggccactgtgggcaacatcatcaacatgtaccaactgatcaggtggtggtgcgtatataacgccgtaaccttttttccatatcccatatatattaatatacatataaatatgcgtatataacgccatctggtcatgggtcaatgtatatgcataaataaataaaatgcatgaaaatatgttaaaaatctcaatattcctttcggataaactttatcaactgcgtattattttgagacccatgaatagaagatataataatatgtcaaatggggaatcaagaacaaagagactcctagtatttctatgaatagagtcatttatgaaaattgtgtatttgcttgtttcttctgtataacttggaccatgcaaaaaagaaagaagggatggccttaacatacctgtagtaggaaaaactccttataatattcttgaagattgcaccgtactcttttagaaccacaaaattttacgttgctacgattctaacaattttcgttggaaaccttcgtggattgaacttagaaccccaAAAATCGGATTGAATTGTACTTCTGTTCTTGAAGTCTTGAACGAATTAAGCTTCTGCTTTTTTGAAGCAATTTGAAACTAGGAAAATGGTATGTAGGATTCTTACTTGGATTATGAACGCTCTGATTCTCTTTTGTCCAAATGGTAAATGTAACAAGACTTATAACAAGTCTTGTTTTGTTAAATTCTCATATAACCTTAGGTATCCACCTAAGcataaatgactaagagtcattcttaGTCTTGTGGCTTTGTGCCACATTTTTTGGggataatttattaattttatccacttattagttaactgggtaatgtcccgttacccggtaattaatcaattacccgcataatttaaaaatttccttaaattatttaaaattctacttatttttaatatactttatacattatactaccattgtcatatggtaccttgcatggtactagtttataattatcgggtattatcgctcgacccgtattttatcccgaattggccactttcaatgaaactcattttctttaattcgtgtaccctttatccttcatgatacttatttatcgctcgttataaatagcgtaaatacggtaacctcaagataatctcatccccgagtctacgttgattaactgaagatgaaacttttaaTGTACATAAaacacgagatgtaacatccttcccccccttagaaatattcatcctcgaatgttcaactccctgGGATCTATATAACTTTTGGTAGGGTTTCccttgtaacaacactactaccaactcttcctgtagaagcttaataatctaACGCCACACAggaccacaatcatcaataacgacaatgaCCTCACACGATCCATGAAAATAACTAACATAAGAATCCGTACACATACCttgaggttatgacgtctcagtcgatCCTTCCCTGAAGGAGGAAAttagtagggatatctagacttcatgtcttccttagcctcccaagtcatttcttccacattgttgttcctccaaagtactttcacggaggctacctccttattccgtagtttgcggatttgtcggtctaggatggtaATCGAAatttcctcataagacaagtcccctgtaatctgtacatcatccgtgggcaccattcgggtaggatcgccaatgcacttctataacatagatacatgaaaaactGAATGGACAAACTCAAAttctgagggcaattctaactcataagctacttggcccactctctgaatgatcctataaggcccaatatatcgtgggctaagttttcctttcttgccaaacctcatcacacccttcataagTGACacttttaagaatacccagtcattaaccccgaactctaaatctcgtcgtcgcacgtcagaatatgacttctgacgactttgAGCTGTTACCAGTCGATCTTGGATAaaatttactttttctatggcttgctgaa
This sequence is a window from Nicotiana sylvestris chromosome 3, ASM39365v2, whole genome shotgun sequence. Protein-coding genes within it:
- the LOC104239388 gene encoding probable serine/threonine-protein kinase At1g09600; its protein translation is MGGCCSKGSSEDDYVIEHEEKEKEVDKYSVQMVAPLQREEIKVDLVNPKIELPMKSKSKRTSEASVVPVPATKVEDDGKTRIIERPKEGHHKRRSTVDFGVQQSLSRIVSISNGVKGELGAAGWPSWLSSVAAEAIQGWVPRSAESFEKLNKIGQGTYSSVYKARDLKTNKIVAMKKVRFVNMDPESVRFMAREISILRRLDHPNVMKLEALVTSRISGSLYLVFEYMEHDLAGLAAAPRVKFTEAQIKCYMQQLLRGLEHCHSRAVLHRDIKGSNLLIDDNGVLRIGDFGLATTFEPNQTQPLTSRVVTLWYRAPELLLGATEYGVAIDMWSAGCILAELFAGKPIMPGRTEVEQMHKIFKLCGSPSQEYWKKSKLPHATSFKPQHPYKRCVTDTYKDFPPSALALVDVLLSIEPEKRGTAYSALNSEFFNTKPLPCDPSSLPKYPPSKEYDAKIREEEARRRKAESVKGCGDDSLGKSTWQSKGESTTESNAGQGQSNISKSVKYNPLEESGTGFPIEPPRVKNRNGFTHSTSVVHPTAAAYAHKVKEDSCVSRHGGELRRQGSHKSRAVGEFSSVHSKRDDGSSYGDSTVYVPKKSRILCSGPLVPPGGSMEDMLKEHERQIQEAVRKARLEKGRTKKNCYDYD
- the LOC104239391 gene encoding uncharacterized protein, translated to MDNVLIWNVRSVNTQKAFQRLIKLHRKYNFYLIGLETWQDIDQLEIYRRSLDIKTVVANVNGKIWAFIDEDIDVEVLYDMEQQLNLKLFHRVLGKHLIVTLVYAKCTALERIELWESLYHLASDMMIPWLVGGDFNVILSEEEKYGGLPVSNNEVADFAYCVDTCALYDVGFKGSLYTWWNGRSDDACIFKRIDRYLAIQQFQDMFPSLEVEQLIKYGSDHAPLVFSCNVNTVKVKKSFKFLNLWIENTSFIEVVRDNWKTDDGCPSPTYQTPLSMRLRYKLE